Sequence from the Piscinibacter sp. HJYY11 genome:
ACGGGAGGGCCGGCATGCCCTGGTGCGGATCGAGGTCCGCGACACGGGTGTCGGCATCCAGCCGGAGGACCTTCCGCTCATCTTCCAGCCCTTCAAGCAGGTTGGGGATGCGCAGCGGCGGGAAGGCGGCACGGGGCTCGGCCTGACCGTGGCACGGGCCCTGGTCACCGCGATGGGGGGACACATCGACGTGACCAGCGAGCCGGGGCGCGGCACGCAGTTCTCGTTCCAATTGCGCTTGCAGCTCGCCGACACCGGCGAACGCGAGGCCTGGACGCCGAGCCTTCCTGCACACCCGGAGGGGCGGCGCCCGCGCGTGCTGGTGATCGACGACGTGGCCCACAACCGCGACATGCTCGTCGACTTTCTGATCGCCGCCGGGTACGACATCGAAAGCGCGGACGACGGGCAACAGGGCATGGACAAGGTGCGCATTTTCCATCCCGAGCTCATCGTGATGGACAGCGTCATGCCCGGGATCTCAGGCCTCCAGGTAACCCGGATGCTGCGCGCGAGTTCGACTTACTCGACCCTGCCCATCATCGTCGTCTCGGCGGACGCGACGGAGCAGCACCTCCAGGACTGTCTGCAGGCGGGCGCCAGCGTGTGCCTGACCAAGCCGGTACGTCTGGACCGGCTTGCCGCCGCCATCCAGCAACTGCTGCATCAGCCTGCGCGCCTTGATCGTCTATGACGCCCCCATCCGGTCGTTTGCCAGGCATCGACGCCACTGACGACGACCGGAATCACCAGCAAACTCAGGACCGTCGAAGAGATCAGCCCGCCGATCACCACGATGGCCATGGGCGCCCTGAAACTCGGGTCGCTGCCCCAGCCCAGCGCGATCGGCAGCATCCCGGCGCCCATCGCGAGGGTGGTCATGACGATCGGCCGCGCGCGCTTGCGGCAGGCGTCGATGACCGCGTCCGTGCGGCCGAGGCCGTGCTGCTCGCGCGCGATGACCGCGTAGTCCACCAGCAGGATCGAGTTCTTCGTCGCGATGCCCATCAGCATGACGAGGCCGATCAGGGCCGGCATCGACAGCGTCGAGCCCGTCACGTACAGCGCGAGGAACGCCCCCGGCACCGACAGCACCAGCGCCACGAGCACGGACAGCGGTCGCAGGAAGTCCTTCAGCAGCAGCACCAGCACGGCGTAGATGCAGAGCACACCCATCAGCATCGCCACGCCGAAGCCCTGGGCCAGCTCGTCCATGTCTTCGGCCTCGCCACTGGCGCTGTGCGTCACGCCGGGGGGCAACTGGCGCAGGCTGGGCAGCGCGAGCACCGCGTCTTCGATGTCGCCGAGCGGCCTGCCGTTGAGTTCGACCGTGAGGTTGACGTTGCGGACGCGGTCCTGGCGGGTGATCTCGCTGGGGCCGCTGCCGATCTCGAGCGTTGCCACGTTGCCCAGCGGGACGGCGCCGCGCGTGCCCTGCACGGGCAGTTGCGCGAGCGTGTCGATGTCGCGGCGCGCCGCGCCCGCGAGCTTCACCACCACCGGCACCTGGCGTTCGCCGAGGTTGAGCTTGGCCAGGCCCTGGTCGTGGTCACCGGCCGTGGCCACGCGCAGCGTCTCGGCGATGTCTGAGGAGGTCACGCCGAGATCGGCTGCGCGGGCGAAATCGGGCCGCACGACCAGGTCCTGCTGCACCAGGCCGGCACTCGACGTGACCGCGCCGATGCCAGGGATCGTGCGCAGTTCCCGCTCCACCTGCGCAGCGGCCTGGAAGAGCACGCGACTGTCCTCGCCCGCGAGCACCAGCACGTAGGCCTCGCTGGAGCCCTCGCCGCCGACGCTGATGCGCGCGCCCGGCAAGCCCGCCAACGCCGCACGGAACTGCTGTTCGATCTGCTGCCGGCTCAAGCCGGCGCGGTCGCCAGCGGGCGACAGGGTCACGGTGAGCACGGCCTGGCGCACGTTGCTGGCCGCCTGGCCCTCATCGTCACCGGGGTCCGAGCTGCTCGGGCGGGCACCGACCGTGGTGTACACGCTCCGGGTGTGCGCATGGCCACGCAGGATCTCGCTTGCGTGCCCGGCAAGCGCCACGGTCTCGCCGAGCGTGCTGCCGGGCGGCAAGGTCAGGGAGACCTGCGTCTGCGGGTTGTCGTCCGCCGGGATGAACTCATCGGGCAGCGTGGTGGCGAGCATGAGGCCCAGGCCGAAGAACACGGCGGCCAGGCCGATCGTGAGCGCCCGGTGGTGCAGGCACCAGCGGGCCCAGCCCAGGTAGGTGCCGACCCAGCGCGGCTCGTGCGCCGCAGGCCGCGTGGGGGCCTTCAGCAGGTAGGCGGCCATCATCGGCGTGAGCATGCGCGCGACCACCAGCGAGAAGAACACCGCGATCGCCGCCGTCCAGCCGAACTGCACGAAGACCTTGCCGACGGCACCGCTCATGAAGGCGGTCGGCAGGAAGACGGCGATCAAGGTGAAGGTGGTGGCGATGACGGCGAGGCCGATCTCGTCGGCCGCGTCCATGGCGGCCTGGTACGGGCTCTTGCCCATGCGCAGGTGACGCGCGATGTTCTCGATCTCGACGATGGCATCGTCCACCAGCACGCCGACCACGAGCGACAGCGAGAGCAGCGTCACCGTGTTGAGGGTGAAGCCCATCAGGTGCATGACCGCGAACGTGGGGATCGCCGACAAGGGCAGGGCCACCGCCGCCACGAGCGTCGAGCGCCAGTCACGCAGGAAGAAGAACACCACCAGCACCGCCAGCAGCGCGCCCTCGAGCAGCAGGGCCAGCGAGCCCTCGTAGTTGTCCTGCACCGGCTGCACGTGGTCGATGGCTTCGACCACGTCGATCCAGGGGTGCGTGAGCTTGAGTGCCCCGACGGCCGCGCGCACGCCGTCGGCCACCTCCAGTTCACCCGCGCCGCGTGCGCGCGTGACGACGAATCCCACGACCGGCCGGCCGTCGAGCCGCGCCGCGGAGCGTGGCTCGGCG
This genomic interval carries:
- a CDS encoding ATP-binding protein, yielding MTLCAMPLSRPDASCCCTSAAEVTCMSERRKTPPPEPRPARRLAEPDSFPGSEFPSTLSHELRTPLNAILGYAQLLGMDEGLNEQQRRGIETIRTTGEHLLSLINDVLDLSKLGADGHELVLAPVQIAPFLASAADVLRAKAGEKNLVLGLDVDPKLPVVVLADELRLRQVLLNLLGNALRFTDHGSVTLCARDEGREGRHALVRIEVRDTGVGIQPEDLPLIFQPFKQVGDAQRREGGTGLGLTVARALVTAMGGHIDVTSEPGRGTQFSFQLRLQLADTGEREAWTPSLPAHPEGRRPRVLVIDDVAHNRDMLVDFLIAAGYDIESADDGQQGMDKVRIFHPELIVMDSVMPGISGLQVTRMLRASSTYSTLPIIVVSADATEQHLQDCLQAGASVCLTKPVRLDRLAAAIQQLLHQPARLDRL
- a CDS encoding efflux RND transporter permease subunit — encoded protein: MSFNVSSWSIRNPTPGILLFVLLTIAGLIGFAGLKVQAFPDMTLPAVTITASLPGASPSQLETEVARKIENALATVQGVKHISTTLGDSTAHITVSFQLEKPPQEAVDEVRDAVARVRADLPDDLRDPVIQKAVFADAPVLTYTVASDRLDEEALSWFVDHQLGKTLLAVPGVGAVSRVGGVTREVRVELDPARLLALKASAADISRQLRKVQQEAAGGRADLGGAEQQVRAVATVQSAEELAALELVLSDGRPIRLDQVATVVDGVAEPRSAARLDGRPVVGFVVTRARGAGELEVADGVRAAVGALKLTHPWIDVVEAIDHVQPVQDNYEGSLALLLEGALLAVLVVFFFLRDWRSTLVAAVALPLSAIPTFAVMHLMGFTLNTVTLLSLSLVVGVLVDDAIVEIENIARHLRMGKSPYQAAMDAADEIGLAVIATTFTLIAVFLPTAFMSGAVGKVFVQFGWTAAIAVFFSLVVARMLTPMMAAYLLKAPTRPAAHEPRWVGTYLGWARWCLHHRALTIGLAAVFFGLGLMLATTLPDEFIPADDNPQTQVSLTLPPGSTLGETVALAGHASEILRGHAHTRSVYTTVGARPSSSDPGDDEGQAASNVRQAVLTVTLSPAGDRAGLSRQQIEQQFRAALAGLPGARISVGGEGSSEAYVLVLAGEDSRVLFQAAAQVERELRTIPGIGAVTSSAGLVQQDLVVRPDFARAADLGVTSSDIAETLRVATAGDHDQGLAKLNLGERQVPVVVKLAGAARRDIDTLAQLPVQGTRGAVPLGNVATLEIGSGPSEITRQDRVRNVNLTVELNGRPLGDIEDAVLALPSLRQLPPGVTHSASGEAEDMDELAQGFGVAMLMGVLCIYAVLVLLLKDFLRPLSVLVALVLSVPGAFLALYVTGSTLSMPALIGLVMLMGIATKNSILLVDYAVIAREQHGLGRTDAVIDACRKRARPIVMTTLAMGAGMLPIALGWGSDPSFRAPMAIVVIGGLISSTVLSLLVIPVVVSGVDAWQTTGWGRHRRSRRAG